GATTTCAACTAGCATTTTTGCTGCAGGGTGCTGAACATCAATTTCTTTGAGTATAGTGGCACCGTCATTGGTAATGGTAACATCGCCTAGAGAGTCTACTAGCATCTTGTCCATTCCTCTTGGACCTAGGCTAGAGTGAACAATTTCTGCAATGATTTTTGCAGCTGCGATATTGTTTTTCTGGGCTTCACGACCTTTGTTTTCAGTCGAGCCTTCTTTTAGTAAAACTACGGGTAAATTTCCCTTTGGTACTTGGACGCTCATTCGATCGTCATTCAATTTTTTCCCTTTTTATACCCTTGTTTGTTAAGCTTACCAAAACAGCGATCAAGGATTTTGGAATCAAAACCAATCGCTGTTTTTAAATTGGGATAAAAGACTGGCAAAATATGGCCGGTTCTGCCTACAAAAATTCGTACAAAAAAATTCTAGCAGACCTAGTAGAGCACAACAAGTGGTTTGAAAATTCTATACCGCTTATTGCAAGCGAAAATGTGCCATCTCCTGCAGTAAAGGAGGCATTACTATCTGACTTTGGAAACCGTTACGCAGAAGGCTGGCCAGGAGAGCGCGTCTATGCAGGTTGTGTCTATATCGACAAAGTCGAAGTCGAGTGCATGGATTTAGCAAAAAAGTTGTACAAGGCAAAATTCGCAGATGTCAGGGCTATTTCCGGTGTGGTTGCCAATCTAGCAATTTATTCCGCATTTACAAATCCAGGCGACATAATGATTGCGCCATCAATCCCGGCAGGCGGACATATTTCTCACGGCAAAAAGGAGCATTCTGGTACTGCAGGCCTAGTCCATGGATTGGACATTGAATTCTATCCATTTGATGCAGAAGAAATGACAATAGATGTTGACAAGACCAAGGAAAAGATAGAGGAGTTAAAAAAAGCAAATCGACTGCCGAAAATGGCAATGTTTGGCGGCTCATTATTTTTGTTTCCCCATCCAGTCAAGGAACTCTCTGATTTTCTAAAATCATACAACATTCACATCAATTATGATGCAGCCCATGTTGCAGGACTGATTGCTGGAGGCCAGTTCCAAGATCCACTCCGAGAGGGAGCTGACACAATGACAATGAGCACTCACAAGACCTTGTTTGGCCCACAGGGCGGACTGGTATTAGGTGGAGAACAACATGGTGAGGCAATCAAAAAGGCAACATTTCCTGGACTGACATCAAGTCATCACATCCATCATATGGCGGCAAAGGCAATTACATTTGCAGAAGCACTAGAGTTTGGAAAAGCATATGCTAAAGATGTAATCAAAAACGCAAAGGCATTAGCTGATGCACTCTCTGCTGCAGGATTCAAGGTATTAGGTGAGAAAAGAGGCTACACAAAATCACACCAAATTGCAGTAAATGTTTTGGATTATTCCGATGGAGGCAAAGTGGAAGCAGTTCTAGAAAAGGCTAACATCATAGTAAACAGACAACTAATTCCAGGTGACATCAAGGCAGGACGTAACTATTTCCACCCAGGAGGAATCCGATTGGGCGTATCAGAGCTAACCAGATTAGGCATGAAGACACCAGAAATGAAAGAGATTGCCGGATTCATCAAGAGTATAGTCATTGACAAAAAGGATCCAAAGAAGCTTGCAGTCAAGGTCAAATCATTCCGAAAGGACTACCAAAAGGTCCATTATTGCTTTGATAATAAGCTGGGCGCCTACGAATACGTAAAGCTGCGTTAGTTATAGTCAGTCAACAACAATTGGTCGCCACTACGCTTTCCAAATACTAGATTAATTTCGTCTTCAAGTGTGCCAATTCTGCCTTTTAGGTAAGGACCGACGTCATATTTTTCTACTAAGCGCTTTGCCAGCCTGAGATATTTCTCAATTGACGGTCTGGTAATTGTCTGGATCAAATTTTTTCCGCAAATACAGTGTTGTAATAGCGGTGTCCTTCGGTATTTTCGACCACAGGCGGTGCACCTGAATTTCTGCCTGCCATAAGCCCTGAGATTTCCAATGATATCAGGCACCAGATGTGTCGTGATGACGTTGGTGACAATTTCTGTAGTGTCTACTGCTGATATGAGCTCGGCATTTCGTATTTGCATATCGAATTTGTCAAGCATCGACCCAAGTGTGGAATATGCACTTCGGGATCTCGAGGTGGTAAGTGTCGACGTGGTATGAGTAAAATAATAATCATAGAATTGTCTTTCCGTTTCCAGTCGCGACTTGATTATCTCTACGCTTTTGACCTCGGATGCCTTTTTGGTAGAAATTGTATCCTCAAAGAATTCCAGCGGGAGTTTTTTTGTTACCTCAAAGTTGTGCGCCTGTGGTTGGGATTCGTGGGGCAGTACGACTGGTTGTACCAAAAGTGGTGCATCCATTAGTCCACCGATTTTATCAGATAGGAACTGCCTTGAGAAATTCAAGAGAGCATCCATTAGTAACATGATAGAGTCGGCATCCCCATCGGCATCGCGCCTCTTAGCGGAATGCCAGTTTGGAGTGCCAAAGCAGACATGCGTCTCTGTATACCCGATGATTCTACCAACAATTCCCACAGATGTATGAGGTGCTAGGCCGATCACCAAATGCCCGATTAGATCATCCGTGTTTCGGACATTATAAAATGACGACTTGCCATAGAATTTTGCTAGCTCGGTGTCAACGTACTTGCAGGTCTGCACCAAGTATTTTCCACTCTCATGTGGTATGATGACGTCCTGCATCTTGAACTCTACTATTTGGTCAGGGCTGGTCAGCGTTCTTCCGTCAATGTCAGTGTCATATCCGAGCTCGTTTAGCTTTTGTATAGATGTGCCAATCCATGCCGGCTTGAAGTGGGTCAGGGGGGAGTTTGTCGCATCAAAGCGAACCGTTCCATCCTTGAATACAGTCAAGCCCAAGCTTTGTCGGATTAGGCCCTTCTCCAACGGTTCTGCAATTCTGTCCTGGTTTATCAGTTCCATTACTCCCTTGAACGGCTCTTGGACCCGGACGCCTATTTTTTCCTGAGCTGCAATGATTCTCTCCTTTAGTGGGAAAGGCTTGAATGAATGTGTAGAGACCTTTTTCTTGCATTTTTGACAAAACGTTGTATCAAGAGCAGACCTGCAGAGAGGACAAGTATGTTCAATTATAGTTCGATTTGAGCACCTTGGGCAGTTTATGCTAATTGAAGGAATGTTGCAGTTCTTGCAAATTCTATTGTAGATATTGCAGTAAAATTCAGATCGGTTGCTTGCCTTGAGCAAATCGCGAGTGCTTCCGCCTTTGTCGCCAATAGGAAATAAAGTATGCACGGGTGGCTTCATTAGTCGAGCTGCCGCCTTTTCAGGCCTGCCTATTCGAACGCCTATAGAGGTAGAAAACTTGGGCCTAATTTTGATGCCGGTTGCCCGACTCAAGATTTGTGGAACTGAATCGGTATAGTCTATTCGTATTTGGTTTGATAGTAAAATTTGGTAAAACACGTCTGCCTCCATTTCCGATAATACCACAGAAATGTCCTGTATTGTGTGCGGCACGCCTATTTTTTCAAGGATTGGCTTTGCCTGCATGGAATAGATTATTCTCTCATCTGCTATTGTGTCTGGCTTGAGTAGCACTTCCAGCTCAGCAGGTGAGATCTGCTCCCAATAAAACAAATATTTTGGATGCAATGGAATCTGAAAATTCAGTGATATCTCTAATGCCTCTTCCAGCGTCGGGGTTTTTACCAAGAATTCCTGTAGTTCTGTTTTTGCCTCGTACTGCTGAATTTTTTGCGCCAGTTCCTCTAGCCAGAATTCCTCCACATATCCAGAAGGTATGAGCTGCGCATTATTTTCCAAAAAATCCCCAAACGAGATCAAAATGTCGCCTAGGTACAGAATTCGTTCAATGTCGTCTTTGATTTTGATTCCATGCTCTACTGTTTGTATTTTGACAACATTGCCGTTTTTGAGCCTAACAATTGGCGTGTCAATGGAATCAACAAAGGCAACCGTTGCACCTTTACCTGGAACGTCTAGTTTTATCTGTGTTCCAACAGCTATGGTGTGGTTTAGAATTTCCGCTACTACTGGGTGAATTCCTACAGATGCAAAGCCGGTGTTGCAAGCCCTGCCGTATCTTAGACGAAATCCGCCTATTTTGTTTGGCATTGAGAGTACTGACCTACCGGCAATTACTTCCTTGAGGCGTTTTGCCGCAGAATCCCCTTCCTCTCCCTTTTGGACTGCTCCCTTTAGTTCTCCTAGCCAGTCCCATCCGTCAAGCTTGTAAAGCTCAATTCTCTTAAGCAGTTTTTTTGCCCTGCCAATTAGGCCGTCGTTTAGTACACGTAGAGCACCACCACGAACTCTGTCTGTCTTGATTCTTGTCATGTTTTTGTGGTTGACCACCTCGTTTGGGTCCGTATCCACGCCATCAAGTTCTACTGGTAGATTAGCAATTACTGTGATAATGTCCTGGTCTTGAACATGATACTGAAAGCTTCCAACGTCTCGCTCATAGATGCGCAATTCCTCTACGAATCTGCCTGTTTCGTCATCAAAGGCATTAGCCTGATATTTTGCTAGTCCTACTGTTTGCCTCACATGGTCAGCAATTAGCATGGTAACTGCAGATTCCGTTCCCCCAGCAGAACGCATTGGGCCGGCAATGGATACCGAAAGATAGTCGGTTCCATCCTTGTTTTTCTTAATCGTTACACTTGAAATTCCCTGTAGGGGGGCAATTGTGACGCCTTCAGTTACTATGGCCAAGCCTACGCGCACGGCATTGTCTAGTCTTTGCTCTAGTGTTGTATCCTCTGGTAGATATTGCCCCAAGGCAATGCTCTTGGATAGTTCCAGTGCCGCAATCTCCTTTCCCTTGGTTTTCAATAATTCCCGCAACGGCTCGGCAATGTCGATATCGTGCATTTTGGCAACCCGGTCTGCCAGATCAAACGCTATTTTGGGTTCCACTATTCCAGAGGAATCAACTAGGGTCGATTTTGCCTCAGCCGCTTTTCCAAAGATTTGGTAGACCTGTTCCGATATTTTGGAATAGTAATCAAGATAATTGCTTGGCATTGGGATTCCCTGAATTCGGGAGATCGCCGCATTCTCTGACATGTCTAGCCTAAGTTCTTGATACTATTTGCTATTTCGGCTAGCTTTTTGAGGCTGTCCTTTTCCTTTTCCAGCATTGTTCCAATTACTAGGGCATCGGCTCCGGCTTTTACTAGTTCAGAGGCGGTTTTGGCATCACGAATGCCCCCACCCACTATCAAAAAGCCCTTGAAGAGCTTACGGACCGTTGCAACCATTTGGGGTCGAACGCTTTCCTTTGCCCCAGATCCTGCCTCCAAATACACAAATCTCATTCCCAAGAACTGGGCTGCCAAGCAATAGGCAGCTGCAATGTTAGGCTTGTCAAATGGTATGCCTTTGGCAGAGCCAACAAACCAAGCGGTTGTTCCTTCACCTATTATGATATATGCCGTTGGTAGTGGTTCTAGGCCGAACTTGAGCACACTTGGGGCTCCAAGTGCCTGAGCTTGGGTGATATAGTATGGGTTTTCCGAGTTCATTAATGAGCTAAATAGTATTGCGTCTGCTGACGGGACTACACCCGTAACATTTCCAGGAAACAGAATTATTGGAATTTTGACTGCTTTTTTGATGTTTTTTACAACTTGTGCCATCTCTAGTTGGTCAATTGCCGAAGAGCCGCCCACCAATATGGCAGAGGCGCCTATTTTTTCGACTTGTTTTGCTAACTTGGTAGATTCCTTTATCTTTGATACTTCAGAGTCAATTAGTACAAACAATAATGTGCCTTTTTTCTTGCGTGTAGCACTCAGGTATTGCTCTACTTTACCCATAAAGTTTGGTTTGAACCTATTGTTTTAAAGTTTAATTAAAATGAGGTATACAGATCTGTATAGCTATGGTAGAGATTGATGAATCTAATTTTAACAATATTATCAAGCAAATTATCAAAAAATCACTATTTACAGAGCGACAAATTCAAATTATTTTAAATCGGAAAAACCTTTCCGAGTTCGAGTTTGGCATCAGTAAGGGTGCGTATTTTCGCCAAGTAAGCCAGTCCAGGGAGAAGTTAATGGGTCTATTTTATTCAATAATTCTGCTTCGTGGCTTAGGCATACTGCTTCCAGATGACATTGATGTGATATCTAGGCTTGCAGAGCAGGTTTCTGTGATAAAAAACAGTGATGTATTCCCAGAAAAAGAGGAGCAGGTAACAAATGTCATAGACAAATTGGTTCGACAGGCATGTGGAATGTGACTAATCACAACCCAATCCCACGACGTTTTGAAATATAGTGATTAAGTCTGATGTATTAGTTGATACAAAGTGTGAAGATTAGTTGGCCAATCACGATAAATCACATAAATTTTTCATAAATAGTGATGATGATAGAGATTCCCGACCCTCAGGTCATAGCATATGTCATAGTTGCATTCGTAGTCGGGGTCTCTGGCATGATGATTTATGGTAAAATCAAGACCATGAGTACACAAAAAACCTCAGATCCTGTCTATTTGTCACGCTTGGAATATTATGAAAGGCAGTTAATCGACATGAAAATACGCCTAGATGCCATGGATCTCGAGGAAAAATTGGTGGAAGAACCTATTTTGACTAAAGTTGAGCCTATTTTGCAGAAAAAGGTGGAAAAACAAGTCCAAAGAGAACCAGAAGAGGTTAAAATTGAGCCTTTCAAGCCTACTTCAAAGCCAAGAATGCCTAACATGGGTTTTGAAGGTATTGCAGAACACGTCTTGGGATTAATCACAGCAAAGGAAATGACGTCACGTGATATCCAAATCACAATAGGAAGAAGTAGAGAGCACACATCCAGACTGATGAAGAGACTTTACGAGGAAGGCTATGTACAGAGAAACGACAAGACAAAACCATTTACATATCAGATCACTGAAAAGGGAAAAGCAAAGGTTGGTAGTCAAGAACAACCAATTACAGCCTAAGTTTTTAGAGAGACCTACATTAATATTTTTATTAGGCATTCCTAATAAAATTCACAAATGATAATATTTTCATTAGTTTAACCTAATTTACTCTATTATCTCCAAAATTTTATTATATTTTAATGATTATAAAAATTTTATATATTATAATTTATTAATCTAATATGATGCTTACAGAAAATGATGAACTTGTCAAGATCACGGCTGTAGGAACTATATCCATACCAAAGCAATTCCGCAAATATTTAGGCATTCAGAAGGGTGATTATGTCAAAGTTAGCCTTCAGGGTGACTCGCTCATATTAAAGCGAGTAAATATCTCCTAGTCTGATTTCTGTGGAATCTTGGCTATTTGGTAGACCCAGGCCTTGCCTTGACGGAGACGGTTAATCCTTCCTTTGCCATTGAATCTGGCCAAGTAGGTCGAAATTATGCTTAATTTGATGGGTTCGTTGTATTCATCTTCATATTTTTCCAGTATTTCATTGGAGGTAAAGTTGCCCATTGGGAAGTGTTTGTCTACAATATACCAGATTTTAGCCCCCACCGAGTCCAATTGAGGTACCTCATCTTGGTCTTCTATGTTCATGAGGTTCATTAATTCGAAAATTTTAATGACCTTATCCCTGGTTATGTTGCCCTCGATGTTAAAGTTGTATTTAGCACCATCAGAATCTTCAAGGTCGATTCGTATCCTTTTTTTTGCCATTTTCGTGATCGATCGTGTTAATTGGTTAACAAATGAACGGATCCCATCAGCTTTGTTAACTCCGAGCGTTGTTAACGTTGACTGCGTGGTCCACGCCTGGCTAAAATTCACATGTTAACAGGTTAATCCCTCTTAATGACCCTAAAATGTTAATTTCTATGCCTGGAGTGGAAATTATGGGGTCAAATCTGGCTCGTTAACAATGTTAAGGGTAACCTTCACGCCTGGACTCGAAATATAGGGGTCAAAATTACCTTTTTTGGGCTTTTTCTTAACACTTTGTTAACTTTTTGTGAATTTCCCACACACCATCATTTCCACTCTTTTTCTTTCAAAATTTTTTTATGAAAATCAAATTAAAAATAATTAATTACCAACTAAACTCAAACTATCATATTCATTCTAAACTCCTCATGAATAGTCAAAGTTGTGATGGACTGGAAATTGAGGTGTGAGAGTTGAAAGAAGACCCAGTTGATAGATTATTAGATAATATGGAAAGTGGCAGGTCCATAATTAAAAACCGTAAAGTTCTACATTTCTCCTATTTACCGGAATTGATCCTGCACAGAAATGAGGAACTCGAAAAAGTAACCCAATCACTTTCACCTATTTTAAAACAATCAAGACCGTCTAACCTCATTGTATATGGCAAACCAGGCACTGGTAAAACCCTAGTTGTAAAAAAAATACTAGATAAAATACAACAACGAGTAGAGAAATCAAAATTCCCAATCAAACTAGTATATTCTAATGCCAA
The DNA window shown above is from Nitrososphaerota archaeon and carries:
- a CDS encoding AbrB/MazE/SpoVT family DNA-binding domain-containing protein, coding for MMLTENDELVKITAVGTISIPKQFRKYLGIQKGDYVKVSLQGDSLILKRVNIS
- a CDS encoding DNA polymerase II large subunit; translation: MSENAAISRIQGIPMPSNYLDYYSKISEQVYQIFGKAAEAKSTLVDSSGIVEPKIAFDLADRVAKMHDIDIAEPLRELLKTKGKEIAALELSKSIALGQYLPEDTTLEQRLDNAVRVGLAIVTEGVTIAPLQGISSVTIKKNKDGTDYLSVSIAGPMRSAGGTESAVTMLIADHVRQTVGLAKYQANAFDDETGRFVEELRIYERDVGSFQYHVQDQDIITVIANLPVELDGVDTDPNEVVNHKNMTRIKTDRVRGGALRVLNDGLIGRAKKLLKRIELYKLDGWDWLGELKGAVQKGEEGDSAAKRLKEVIAGRSVLSMPNKIGGFRLRYGRACNTGFASVGIHPVVAEILNHTIAVGTQIKLDVPGKGATVAFVDSIDTPIVRLKNGNVVKIQTVEHGIKIKDDIERILYLGDILISFGDFLENNAQLIPSGYVEEFWLEELAQKIQQYEAKTELQEFLVKTPTLEEALEISLNFQIPLHPKYLFYWEQISPAELEVLLKPDTIADERIIYSMQAKPILEKIGVPHTIQDISVVLSEMEADVFYQILLSNQIRIDYTDSVPQILSRATGIKIRPKFSTSIGVRIGRPEKAAARLMKPPVHTLFPIGDKGGSTRDLLKASNRSEFYCNIYNRICKNCNIPSISINCPRCSNRTIIEHTCPLCRSALDTTFCQKCKKKVSTHSFKPFPLKERIIAAQEKIGVRVQEPFKGVMELINQDRIAEPLEKGLIRQSLGLTVFKDGTVRFDATNSPLTHFKPAWIGTSIQKLNELGYDTDIDGRTLTSPDQIVEFKMQDVIIPHESGKYLVQTCKYVDTELAKFYGKSSFYNVRNTDDLIGHLVIGLAPHTSVGIVGRIIGYTETHVCFGTPNWHSAKRRDADGDADSIMLLMDALLNFSRQFLSDKIGGLMDAPLLVQPVVLPHESQPQAHNFEVTKKLPLEFFEDTISTKKASEVKSVEIIKSRLETERQFYDYYFTHTTSTLTTSRSRSAYSTLGSMLDKFDMQIRNAELISAVDTTEIVTNVITTHLVPDIIGNLRAYGRQKFRCTACGRKYRRTPLLQHCICGKNLIQTITRPSIEKYLRLAKRLVEKYDVGPYLKGRIGTLEDEINLVFGKRSGDQLLLTDYN
- a CDS encoding serine hydroxymethyltransferase: MAGSAYKNSYKKILADLVEHNKWFENSIPLIASENVPSPAVKEALLSDFGNRYAEGWPGERVYAGCVYIDKVEVECMDLAKKLYKAKFADVRAISGVVANLAIYSAFTNPGDIMIAPSIPAGGHISHGKKEHSGTAGLVHGLDIEFYPFDAEEMTIDVDKTKEKIEELKKANRLPKMAMFGGSLFLFPHPVKELSDFLKSYNIHINYDAAHVAGLIAGGQFQDPLREGADTMTMSTHKTLFGPQGGLVLGGEQHGEAIKKATFPGLTSSHHIHHMAAKAITFAEALEFGKAYAKDVIKNAKALADALSAAGFKVLGEKRGYTKSHQIAVNVLDYSDGGKVEAVLEKANIIVNRQLIPGDIKAGRNYFHPGGIRLGVSELTRLGMKTPEMKEIAGFIKSIVIDKKDPKKLAVKVKSFRKDYQKVHYCFDNKLGAYEYVKLR
- a CDS encoding MarR family transcriptional regulator, with translation MMIEIPDPQVIAYVIVAFVVGVSGMMIYGKIKTMSTQKTSDPVYLSRLEYYERQLIDMKIRLDAMDLEEKLVEEPILTKVEPILQKKVEKQVQREPEEVKIEPFKPTSKPRMPNMGFEGIAEHVLGLITAKEMTSRDIQITIGRSREHTSRLMKRLYEEGYVQRNDKTKPFTYQITEKGKAKVGSQEQPITA
- a CDS encoding geranylgeranylglyceryl/heptaprenylglyceryl phosphate synthase; translation: MGKVEQYLSATRKKKGTLLFVLIDSEVSKIKESTKLAKQVEKIGASAILVGGSSAIDQLEMAQVVKNIKKAVKIPIILFPGNVTGVVPSADAILFSSLMNSENPYYITQAQALGAPSVLKFGLEPLPTAYIIIGEGTTAWFVGSAKGIPFDKPNIAAAYCLAAQFLGMRFVYLEAGSGAKESVRPQMVATVRKLFKGFLIVGGGIRDAKTASELVKAGADALVIGTMLEKEKDSLKKLAEIANSIKNLG